The Corynebacterium vitaeruminis DSM 20294 genome window below encodes:
- a CDS encoding PaaI family thioesterase, translated as MNENQSIVELLTNVPEEGLHIRELALLNELSDGYASGLGIRFTKAGPDGVDAELPVSDKLLQITGIVNGGVYCTMAESIGSILGVIAANGKVVVGVNNSTDFLSPVAAGVISAEARVIRAGRNTQLISIEMFHRDKLIARTTLRTMLAPAPAEGPATNRADKYV; from the coding sequence ATGAACGAAAACCAAAGCATCGTGGAACTGCTCACCAACGTTCCCGAAGAAGGACTGCACATCCGCGAGCTCGCGCTTCTCAACGAGCTCAGCGATGGTTACGCCTCCGGGCTGGGTATCCGCTTCACCAAGGCCGGGCCCGATGGCGTGGACGCCGAGCTCCCCGTCTCGGACAAGCTGCTCCAGATCACCGGCATCGTCAACGGCGGCGTCTACTGCACCATGGCAGAATCGATCGGATCCATCCTCGGCGTCATCGCGGCCAACGGCAAGGTTGTCGTCGGCGTGAACAACAGCACCGACTTCCTCTCGCCTGTCGCAGCCGGCGTCATCTCCGCCGAGGCGCGCGTCATCCGTGCGGGCCGCAACACCCAGCTCATCAGCATCGAGATGTTCCACCGCGACAAGCTGATCGCGCGCACGACCCTGCGCACCATGCTGGCCCCCGCGCCCGCGGAGGGGCCCGCCACCAACCGCGCGGACAAGTACGTCTAG
- a CDS encoding magnesium and cobalt transport protein CorA, whose protein sequence is MNTPKNSGALNPISRFRTPKTIATTSRIRIPVERVIDHCWLFIDGARIPGECNHTNALKLLEERRQPEQEGFVWLSLSEPTTEQMQKVAAEFGVHKLIVEDAVSAHQRPKVERYDDQLFVVVRSVKYSDFDERQESVISSRQVIETGELQFVIGPNFVITIRHNTPMPDLRRRLGDEYSLVHNGPMAVAWAVADALVDDYVRISTELHEDVDFLEEEVFTPGAAINVDQIYLLKREILEMRHAVDPLDPALKMLIAGNKDLINKQMRSYFRDILDHEILVKDTIAGHDERLSSLIDAAVAKITLQQNSDMRAISAFVGMAAVPTLIAGVYGMNFDNMPELHTQHGYYVVLASIVIIVGLLWWFFRKQDWL, encoded by the coding sequence ATGAATACCCCCAAGAACTCCGGCGCCTTGAACCCCATCTCGCGCTTTCGGACGCCCAAGACCATCGCCACGACCTCGCGGATCCGGATCCCGGTCGAGCGGGTCATCGACCACTGCTGGCTGTTCATCGACGGCGCGCGGATCCCCGGCGAGTGCAACCACACCAATGCGCTCAAGCTGCTCGAGGAGCGCCGCCAGCCGGAGCAGGAAGGCTTCGTGTGGCTGAGCCTCTCGGAGCCGACCACCGAGCAGATGCAGAAGGTCGCCGCGGAGTTCGGCGTCCACAAGCTGATCGTGGAGGACGCCGTCAGCGCCCACCAGCGGCCGAAGGTAGAGCGCTACGACGACCAGCTGTTCGTGGTGGTGCGCTCGGTCAAGTACTCCGACTTCGACGAGCGGCAGGAATCGGTCATCTCGTCCCGCCAGGTCATCGAGACTGGCGAGCTGCAGTTCGTCATCGGCCCGAACTTCGTCATCACCATCCGCCACAACACGCCCATGCCGGACCTGCGGCGCCGCCTGGGCGATGAGTACTCGCTCGTCCACAACGGCCCGATGGCGGTGGCGTGGGCGGTGGCCGACGCGCTCGTCGACGACTACGTGCGGATCAGCACCGAGCTGCACGAGGACGTCGACTTCCTCGAGGAGGAGGTCTTCACCCCGGGCGCGGCGATCAACGTCGACCAGATCTACCTGCTCAAAAGAGAGATCCTGGAGATGCGCCACGCGGTCGACCCGCTCGACCCCGCACTCAAGATGCTCATCGCGGGCAACAAGGACCTCATTAACAAGCAGATGCGCTCCTACTTCCGCGACATCCTCGACCACGAAATCCTGGTCAAAGACACCATCGCCGGCCACGACGAGCGGCTCAGCTCGCTCATCGACGCGGCGGTCGCGAAGATCACCCTCCAGCAGAACTCGGACATGCGCGCGATTTCGGCCTTCGTCGGCATGGCCGCCGTGCCGACGCTGATTGCCGGTGTGTACGGCATGAACTTCGACAACATGCCGGAGCTGCACACCCAGCACGGCTACTACGTGGTGCTGGCGAGCATCGTCATCATCGTCGGTCTTCTGTGGTGGTTCTTCCGCAAGCAGGACTGGCTCTAG
- a CDS encoding RNA polymerase-binding protein RbpA has translation MADRVLRGSRMGAVSYETDRDHDLAPRQLVRYKTEAGDVFEVPFADDAEIPGTWLCKNGQIGTLVEGEGIESKPAKPPRTHWDMLRERRSIEELDVLLEERIEQLRKRRRNAQRLLKQQEEEAAKNA, from the coding sequence ATGGCAGATCGCGTTCTCCGCGGCAGCCGCATGGGCGCCGTGAGCTACGAAACGGACCGTGACCACGACCTGGCACCGCGCCAGTTGGTTCGTTACAAGACGGAGGCCGGCGATGTGTTCGAGGTCCCCTTCGCTGACGACGCCGAGATCCCCGGCACCTGGCTGTGCAAGAACGGCCAGATCGGCACCCTCGTCGAGGGCGAGGGCATCGAGTCCAAGCCGGCCAAGCCGCCGCGCACCCACTGGGACATGCTCCGCGAGCGCCGCTCCATCGAGGAGCTCGACGTCCTCCTCGAGGAGCGCATCGAGCAGCTGCGCAAGCGCCGCCGCAACGCCCAGCGTCTGCTCAAGCAGCAGGAGGAAGAGGCGGCGAAGAACGCCTAG
- a CDS encoding class I SAM-dependent methyltransferase, protein MPTWTDITTRNPQHSRNYAARWKNMEAEGRDIVGEARLIDAMVPRGSRILDAGCGTGRVGGYLQQAGHSVVGVDLDPYLIEVAREDFPEATWEVGNLAEEGSIPEADFEAIVCAGNVITFLAPEERQPALQNLFAALAPGGRAVIGFSAGRGLPFPAFLEAASAVGFRVDATFSTWDLRPFDPQSSDFLVAVLSK, encoded by the coding sequence ATGCCAACATGGACCGACATCACCACCCGAAACCCGCAGCACTCCCGCAACTATGCGGCGCGCTGGAAGAACATGGAAGCCGAAGGCAGAGACATCGTCGGCGAGGCCCGGCTCATCGACGCCATGGTGCCCCGCGGCTCCCGCATCCTCGACGCAGGCTGCGGGACCGGGCGCGTGGGCGGATACCTGCAACAGGCCGGGCACTCCGTGGTGGGCGTCGACCTCGACCCGTACCTCATCGAGGTCGCGCGTGAGGACTTCCCGGAGGCGACCTGGGAGGTGGGCAACCTCGCCGAAGAGGGGAGCATCCCGGAGGCCGATTTCGAGGCCATCGTGTGCGCCGGAAACGTTATAACCTTTCTCGCCCCGGAGGAGCGCCAGCCAGCGCTCCAGAACCTCTTTGCGGCGCTGGCACCGGGCGGCCGCGCGGTGATCGGATTCAGCGCCGGCCGCGGGCTGCCGTTCCCGGCCTTCCTCGAGGCGGCCAGTGCCGTGGGCTTCCGGGTTGACGCGACCTTCTCGACCTGGGACCTGCGCCCCTTCGACCCGCAGTCGAGCGACTTCCTCGTCGCCGTGCTCTCCAAGTAG
- a CDS encoding class I SAM-dependent methyltransferase: MPPKGEFSRRPAAGFRVDPSVWPRVATVPSGFRAAWGARRAEAEFAQACDKAGFVMSGPSADLVIFEESLFVRLSEHGFLGLAEGYMAGEWSTPKIVEVLTGLLQAGYHPKPSKEDVGGAYTGLELPAQLVRLFSGDGMSSHGTVFSSGVPTTERVAVKSFVQGAGRGNEPAQHYVDVTTLSEPTVVEREDLPEAQLRAVRMLLDAARVRNNTHLVDYPASGGAVGIAAAHRHATVDLLTADADQASDVRAVLEMANVSDNVSVELIDEPFPNPRNWQSHYDAIVSVEKLERLGERGRRVYARSIDRLLTMGGFAALQTVVAAGEDDTLARDCLELARAYLWPAFSPVPMSELHRLFDRETGLRVIAETHIGSHYVRGLALQRETFEGNEREAAADGFDAVYRRMWVFYLAMAEALFKVGALDAVQLTVTTRNRRGRR, encoded by the coding sequence ATGCCGCCAAAGGGCGAGTTCTCTCGCCGACCCGCAGCGGGTTTCCGAGTGGACCCGTCGGTGTGGCCGCGAGTCGCCACGGTGCCTTCCGGTTTCCGAGCAGCCTGGGGCGCGCGCCGCGCCGAGGCTGAGTTCGCCCAGGCCTGCGACAAGGCGGGCTTCGTCATGAGCGGGCCGAGCGCCGACCTCGTCATCTTTGAGGAGTCGCTGTTCGTGCGCCTGTCCGAACACGGGTTCCTCGGGCTCGCCGAGGGGTACATGGCGGGCGAGTGGAGCACGCCCAAGATCGTGGAGGTGCTCACCGGGCTTCTCCAGGCCGGTTACCACCCGAAACCCTCGAAGGAGGACGTGGGCGGCGCCTACACCGGCCTCGAGCTTCCAGCGCAGCTGGTTCGGCTGTTCTCCGGCGACGGCATGAGCAGCCACGGCACGGTGTTCTCCTCCGGGGTTCCCACCACGGAACGCGTGGCGGTCAAGAGCTTCGTCCAGGGCGCGGGCCGCGGCAACGAGCCGGCCCAGCACTACGTGGACGTGACCACCCTGTCGGAGCCGACCGTCGTTGAGCGCGAGGACCTGCCCGAGGCCCAGCTGCGCGCGGTGCGGATGCTCCTCGACGCGGCGCGTGTCCGCAACAACACCCACCTCGTGGACTACCCGGCCTCCGGCGGCGCGGTCGGCATCGCCGCCGCCCACCGGCACGCCACGGTCGACCTGCTCACCGCCGACGCGGATCAGGCGAGCGACGTCCGCGCGGTGCTGGAGATGGCAAACGTGAGCGACAACGTCAGCGTCGAGCTGATTGACGAGCCGTTCCCCAACCCGCGCAACTGGCAGAGCCACTACGACGCCATCGTGAGCGTCGAGAAGCTAGAAAGGCTGGGCGAGCGGGGCAGGAGGGTGTACGCGCGCTCGATCGATAGGCTGCTCACCATGGGCGGCTTCGCGGCGCTGCAGACCGTGGTCGCCGCGGGCGAGGACGACACGCTCGCCCGCGACTGCCTCGAGCTCGCCCGGGCCTACCTGTGGCCCGCCTTCTCGCCGGTGCCCATGTCCGAGCTCCACCGGCTCTTCGATCGGGAAACGGGGCTGCGCGTCATCGCGGAGACGCACATCGGCAGTCACTACGTGCGGGGTCTGGCGCTGCAGCGTGAGACCTTCGAGGGCAACGAGCGCGAGGCCGCCGCCGACGGCTTCGACGCCGTGTACCGGCGTATGTGGGTCTTCTACCTCGCCATGGCGGAGGCGCTGTTCAAGGTCGGCGCGCTGGATGCGGTCCAGCTGACGGTCACCACACGCAACCGCCGTGGTCGTCGATAA
- a CDS encoding YceI family protein has protein sequence MDRKRKIILFSGVAAILILGLITVVSIVIPLMHAPGVKTPELDASNAKPATTEVDGDWQVVYGQSPNISSVGFTFDELLPAKEQVTSGSTRAVSGDVSIQNKTLTSAHVEVDMSAVATDQEKRDINVRNKIFETNKYPSAYFDLDGNVDVSSLGDNAEVSEITAPGKLTIHGQTNQVDPTFKAVRSGDQIILSTSIHINRNDYGVESPEFVAAKINDEGDINILLTLEKK, from the coding sequence ATGGACCGTAAACGAAAGATCATCCTTTTCTCCGGCGTAGCCGCCATCCTCATCCTCGGTCTCATCACCGTGGTCTCCATCGTCATTCCCTTGATGCATGCCCCGGGAGTAAAGACCCCGGAGCTCGACGCATCCAATGCGAAGCCGGCCACCACGGAGGTCGACGGCGACTGGCAGGTCGTCTACGGTCAAAGCCCCAATATCAGCTCCGTGGGTTTCACCTTCGACGAGCTGCTTCCGGCCAAGGAGCAGGTGACCTCGGGCTCGACCCGCGCGGTCAGCGGTGATGTTTCTATCCAAAACAAAACCCTGACCTCGGCGCACGTCGAGGTGGACATGTCCGCGGTGGCCACGGACCAGGAAAAGCGCGACATCAACGTCCGCAACAAGATCTTCGAGACGAACAAGTACCCGTCGGCCTACTTCGACCTCGACGGCAACGTCGACGTGTCCTCGCTGGGCGATAACGCGGAGGTCTCCGAGATCACCGCGCCCGGCAAGCTGACCATCCACGGCCAGACCAACCAGGTCGACCCGACGTTCAAGGCCGTTCGCTCCGGCGACCAGATCATCCTGTCCACGTCGATCCACATCAACCGCAACGACTACGGCGTCGAGTCGCCGGAGTTCGTCGCCGCGAAGATCAACGACGAGGGCGACATCAACATCCTGCTCACGCTGGAGAAGAAGTAA
- a CDS encoding NAD(P)/FAD-dependent oxidoreductase: MSETPFRPEGGRHHVVVIGSGFGGLFAVQNLKDADVDVTLIDRTNHHLFQPLLYQVATGILSSGEIAPSTRQVLADQENVHIIKGEVTDINIADKLVTAELDGFTKVLSYDSLIVAAGAGQSYFGNDQFAEFAPGMKTIDDALELRARIIGAFERAELTEDPAERERLLTFVVVGAGPTGVELAGQLAEMAHRTLAGEYNRFNPANAKIILLDGAPQVLPPFGKRLGRNAQRALEKIGVTVKLNAIVTDVTENSVTYKSTTDGSVDTIESYCKIWSAGVAASPLGKMIADQVGLEVDRAGRVPVNPDLTVGDEKNVFVVGDMMGLNGLPGVAQVAIQGGEYVAEQIAEEAEGRSSDAREPFEYFDKGSMATISRFNAVVKMGKVEITGFIGWLLWLVVHVMFLVGFRNRATAIFSWGINAISRKRWNLATTSQQLHARAEMVKLNKQAK; this comes from the coding sequence ATGTCTGAGACTCCATTTCGCCCTGAGGGCGGCCGTCACCACGTAGTGGTCATCGGCTCTGGATTCGGCGGCTTGTTCGCAGTGCAGAACCTCAAGGATGCTGACGTCGACGTCACCCTTATCGACCGCACCAACCACCACCTGTTCCAGCCCCTGCTTTACCAGGTGGCAACCGGCATTCTTTCCTCCGGCGAAATCGCTCCTTCCACCCGCCAGGTTCTGGCGGACCAGGAGAACGTCCACATCATCAAGGGCGAGGTCACCGACATCAACATCGCCGACAAGCTGGTCACCGCCGAGCTTGACGGCTTTACCAAGGTGCTCTCCTACGACAGCCTCATCGTCGCCGCGGGCGCCGGCCAATCCTACTTCGGCAACGACCAGTTCGCCGAGTTCGCTCCGGGTATGAAGACCATCGACGACGCCCTCGAGCTGCGCGCCCGCATCATCGGCGCCTTCGAGCGCGCCGAGCTGACCGAGGACCCGGCCGAGCGCGAGCGCCTGCTCACCTTCGTCGTCGTCGGCGCGGGCCCGACCGGCGTCGAGCTGGCCGGCCAGCTGGCCGAGATGGCCCACCGCACCCTGGCTGGCGAGTACAACCGCTTCAACCCGGCCAACGCAAAGATCATCCTCCTCGACGGCGCCCCGCAGGTGCTCCCGCCGTTCGGCAAGCGCCTCGGCCGCAACGCACAGCGTGCACTGGAGAAGATCGGCGTGACCGTCAAGCTCAACGCCATCGTCACCGACGTCACCGAGAACTCCGTGACTTACAAGTCCACCACCGACGGCTCCGTCGACACCATCGAGTCCTACTGCAAGATCTGGTCCGCAGGCGTGGCAGCCTCCCCGCTGGGCAAGATGATCGCCGACCAGGTCGGCCTCGAGGTCGACCGCGCCGGCCGCGTCCCGGTCAACCCGGACCTCACCGTGGGCGATGAGAAGAACGTCTTCGTCGTCGGCGACATGATGGGCCTTAACGGCCTCCCGGGTGTTGCCCAGGTGGCCATCCAGGGCGGCGAGTACGTCGCCGAGCAGATCGCCGAGGAGGCCGAGGGCCGCTCCTCCGACGCCCGCGAGCCTTTCGAGTACTTCGACAAGGGCTCCATGGCCACCATCTCCCGCTTCAACGCCGTGGTGAAGATGGGCAAGGTCGAGATCACCGGCTTCATCGGCTGGCTGCTCTGGCTGGTCGTCCACGTGATGTTCCTCGTGGGCTTCCGCAACCGCGCCACCGCCATCTTCTCCTGGGGCATCAACGCGATCTCCCGCAAGCGCTGGAACCTGGCCACCACGAGCCAGCAGCTCCACGCGCGTGCCGAGATGGTCAAGCTCAACAAGCAGGCCAAGTAG
- a CDS encoding saccharopine dehydrogenase family protein: MTHAYNDMNLGSWRDAATYDVVLFGATSYVGRIVAEYLARTYPPDSGVRIALAGRNLEALTNLKESLGVDFPIVLADVTDAASVESMVADTTVLISTVGPYGRYGDVVVEACARRGTDYVDLCGEVFFIRHTIDAYHDLARQTGARIVHSCGFDSVPSDIGMLNLSLKAGEEFSRVFMIVDRLRGGFSGGTVDSMREVLVAARRDPELARQLFDPYSLCPSPQSEATIAGLENDLVFEEVQVGPVHTWVGPFFMSSFNTRIVRRSNSLLDHAYGKAVAYKEAIATGQGRLGKTKARALLAATRIGFAAIQQPRLKKPLSLILPEPGEGPSEKERAEGYFQITHVGETLSGKVVTGRVQAEGDPGYEVTAMMLAEAALARVESRRALNAHKAVAGGVLTPATALGTAYMQRLRAHGMLIG, from the coding sequence ATGACACATGCTTACAACGACATGAATCTTGGAAGCTGGCGGGACGCCGCGACCTACGACGTGGTCCTCTTCGGGGCCACGAGCTACGTCGGACGCATCGTCGCCGAGTACCTGGCCCGCACGTATCCGCCGGATTCCGGGGTGCGGATAGCGTTGGCCGGGCGCAACCTGGAAGCGCTCACGAACTTGAAGGAATCCCTCGGGGTAGATTTCCCCATCGTTCTCGCGGACGTCACCGACGCTGCCTCGGTCGAATCGATGGTGGCGGACACCACTGTCCTCATCTCCACGGTGGGACCTTATGGCCGATACGGCGACGTCGTGGTCGAGGCGTGCGCGCGCCGCGGGACCGACTACGTCGACCTGTGCGGTGAGGTGTTCTTCATCCGGCACACCATCGACGCCTACCACGATCTCGCCCGGCAGACGGGGGCCCGTATCGTCCACTCCTGCGGCTTCGACTCGGTACCCTCCGACATTGGCATGCTCAACCTCTCGCTTAAGGCGGGTGAGGAGTTCTCGCGCGTGTTCATGATCGTGGACAGGTTGAGGGGCGGGTTCTCGGGCGGCACGGTCGACTCGATGCGGGAGGTCCTCGTAGCCGCGCGCCGGGATCCGGAACTCGCCCGCCAACTCTTCGACCCCTATTCGCTCTGCCCTAGCCCGCAGTCGGAGGCCACGATCGCAGGGCTGGAGAATGACCTCGTGTTCGAGGAGGTCCAGGTGGGTCCCGTCCACACCTGGGTTGGCCCGTTCTTCATGAGTTCCTTCAACACCCGGATCGTGCGCCGCTCGAACTCGCTGCTCGACCACGCCTACGGTAAGGCCGTGGCCTACAAGGAGGCCATCGCCACTGGCCAGGGGCGGCTCGGGAAGACGAAGGCTCGGGCGCTCCTCGCGGCCACGAGGATCGGGTTCGCGGCGATTCAGCAGCCGCGGTTGAAGAAGCCGTTGTCCCTCATCCTTCCGGAGCCGGGCGAGGGCCCGAGCGAGAAGGAACGCGCGGAAGGATACTTCCAGATCACCCACGTCGGCGAGACCTTAAGCGGCAAGGTGGTCACCGGCCGGGTTCAGGCAGAAGGCGATCCGGGCTACGAGGTCACCGCGATGATGCTCGCGGAGGCAGCCCTGGCTCGCGTCGAATCGCGCAGGGCCCTGAACGCGCACAAGGCGGTCGCCGGGGGCGTCCTCACCCCGGCGACCGCCCTCGGCACCGCCTACATGCAGCGCCTGCGCGCGCACGGCATGCTCATCGGATAG
- a CDS encoding MFS transporter translates to MSTVATETLSPTSTAPMADKATKRRIITASMVGTTIEFYDFYVYATAAVAVFPYLFFPKNDDPSVGLLQSFATFGLAFVARPLGSVVFGHFGDRIGRKATLVGSLLTMGIATFLIAFLPTYNQVGLLAPALLALMRFCQGLGLGGEWSGAALLATETAEKGKRAWAAMWPQLGAPFGFLCANGFFLTLVTVLGHTGGDIEGAFMSWGWRLPFGLSAIMVIIGLWVRIKLEETPVFRAAVEQGKKVKTPLAEAFKTSWRPMVLGTFVMLSCYTLFYLVTTWILSYGIGKRETGLGLGIAYNDFLKLQLVSIFAFIVGIPLAGQWADRFGRRKFLLVVSAAMIAFGFTFDLFLNPDHATKGSVLAFLTVGMFLMGLVFGPMSAVLPELFPTNVRYTGSGISYNVSSILGAAVAPFIATALARDFGVQSVGWYLIVVSVITLFSVYVMRETKEFDLEEI, encoded by the coding sequence ATGTCAACCGTCGCAACCGAGACCCTGTCTCCCACCTCGACGGCGCCGATGGCCGACAAGGCCACCAAGCGCCGGATTATCACCGCCTCCATGGTGGGCACCACCATTGAGTTCTATGACTTCTACGTCTATGCGACCGCGGCCGTGGCAGTCTTCCCCTATCTGTTCTTCCCCAAGAACGACGACCCCAGCGTCGGCCTCTTGCAGTCCTTCGCCACCTTCGGTCTGGCGTTCGTCGCACGCCCTCTGGGCTCGGTTGTCTTCGGCCACTTCGGCGACCGCATCGGCCGCAAGGCCACCCTGGTCGGCTCGCTTCTGACCATGGGCATCGCCACCTTCCTCATCGCCTTCCTGCCCACCTACAATCAGGTCGGCCTGCTGGCCCCGGCCCTGCTCGCGCTCATGCGCTTCTGCCAGGGCCTGGGACTCGGCGGCGAGTGGTCCGGCGCAGCGCTGCTGGCTACCGAGACCGCTGAAAAGGGCAAGCGTGCTTGGGCCGCCATGTGGCCGCAGCTGGGCGCCCCGTTCGGTTTCCTGTGCGCCAACGGCTTCTTCCTCACCTTGGTCACCGTGCTCGGACACACGGGCGGCGACATCGAGGGCGCGTTCATGAGCTGGGGCTGGAGGCTCCCCTTCGGCCTGTCCGCGATCATGGTCATCATCGGCCTGTGGGTCCGCATCAAGCTGGAGGAGACCCCGGTCTTCCGCGCCGCCGTCGAGCAGGGCAAGAAGGTCAAGACCCCGCTGGCAGAGGCATTTAAGACCTCGTGGCGCCCGATGGTTCTGGGCACCTTCGTCATGCTGTCCTGCTACACCCTGTTCTACCTGGTCACCACCTGGATCCTGTCCTACGGCATCGGTAAGAGGGAAACTGGCCTGGGCCTGGGCATCGCCTACAACGACTTCCTGAAGCTGCAGCTGGTCTCCATCTTCGCCTTCATCGTCGGCATCCCGCTGGCTGGCCAGTGGGCGGACCGCTTCGGACGCCGCAAGTTCCTGCTGGTCGTCTCCGCCGCGATGATCGCCTTCGGCTTCACCTTCGACCTGTTCCTTAACCCCGACCACGCCACCAAGGGCAGCGTCCTCGCCTTCCTGACGGTGGGCATGTTCCTCATGGGCCTGGTCTTCGGCCCGATGTCCGCGGTCCTGCCCGAGCTCTTCCCCACCAACGTCCGCTACACCGGCTCCGGCATCAGCTACAACGTCTCGTCCATCCTGGGCGCGGCAGTGGCCCCGTTCATCGCCACCGCGCTGGCTCGCGACTTCGGCGTCCAGTCGGTCGGCTGGTACCTCATCGTCGTCTCCGTCATCACGCTGTTCTCCGTCTACGTCATGCGTGAGACCAAGGAGTTCGATCTCGAGGAGATCTAG
- a CDS encoding Dyp-type peroxidase — translation MPSQSIVADPSAAALFLVLTIDDSIDGALDNVRDVLGDFPGLVRTVSFRHPEAELHGVIGVGAALWPKLTAAPAPAKLHPFKELRGAVHHAPATPGDIVLHARAATPDMCWELARIVLDKLGTCATVVDETQGFKYFDNRDLLGFVDGTENPEGQDALDAVHIGDEDPDYAGGSYLIVQKYTHDMGAWDELSTEEQEKVIGRTKLDDVELDDETKPDNSHVALNDVDGDILRLNMPFGSFLDGTSGTYFAGYAADPAVTEEMLTNMFIGKPEGNTDRILDFSTASTGTLFFIPSAALLEDFEELPLP, via the coding sequence ATGCCATCCCAAAGCATCGTCGCAGACCCCTCGGCCGCCGCGCTGTTCCTCGTGCTCACGATCGACGACTCGATCGACGGCGCGCTTGATAACGTACGCGACGTCCTCGGCGACTTCCCGGGGCTCGTGCGCACCGTCTCGTTCAGGCACCCCGAGGCCGAGCTCCACGGCGTGATTGGCGTGGGCGCGGCGCTGTGGCCGAAGCTCACGGCGGCCCCGGCGCCGGCGAAGCTGCACCCGTTCAAGGAGCTGCGCGGCGCTGTGCACCACGCGCCCGCAACCCCCGGCGACATCGTCCTCCACGCGCGCGCCGCCACCCCGGACATGTGCTGGGAGCTAGCCCGCATCGTGCTGGACAAGCTAGGCACTTGCGCCACCGTCGTGGACGAGACGCAGGGCTTCAAGTACTTCGACAACCGCGACCTGCTCGGGTTCGTCGACGGCACGGAGAACCCCGAAGGCCAGGACGCGCTCGACGCTGTCCACATCGGCGACGAGGACCCCGACTACGCGGGCGGCTCCTACCTCATCGTCCAGAAGTACACCCACGACATGGGCGCCTGGGACGAGCTGTCCACCGAGGAGCAGGAAAAGGTCATCGGCCGCACCAAGCTGGACGACGTCGAGCTCGACGACGAGACCAAGCCGGACAACTCCCACGTCGCCTTGAACGACGTCGACGGCGACATCCTACGCCTGAATATGCCGTTCGGCAGCTTCCTCGACGGCACCTCCGGCACCTACTTCGCGGGCTACGCGGCCGACCCCGCGGTCACCGAGGAGATGCTCACCAACATGTTCATCGGCAAGCCCGAGGGCAACACCGACCGCATCCTCGACTTCTCCACGGCATCCACCGGCACCCTCTTCTTCATTCCCTCGGCTGCCCTGCTTGAGGATTTCGAGGAGCTGCCGCTTCCCTAG